Proteins encoded together in one Aminipila butyrica window:
- a CDS encoding DUF255 domain-containing protein, whose amino-acid sequence MTNSTNVPNRLKNETSPYLLQHAYNPVNWYPWCPEAFDKARKEDKPIFLSIGYS is encoded by the coding sequence ATGACAAATAGTACAAATGTACCCAATAGATTGAAAAATGAAACCTCCCCATACCTGCTGCAGCATGCGTATAATCCAGTAAACTGGTATCCATGGTGTCCGGAAGCCTTTGACAAGGCCAGGAAAGAAGATAAACCGATTTTTCTCTCTATTGGGTACAGCTGA
- a CDS encoding sensor histidine kinase, with amino-acid sequence MRNRRIQFISRYFGHDLDFRVRLFNVLAMGGTVISFAMVLVGIAIDAGMGNIGGNFISVILSYGLLRYSQRTGRYQLCYFITIIAIFMVLFPVLFFTAGGYHSGMSSFFVFAVAFTILMLEGKRAIAVSFAEVILYLSICIIAFRHPELVNPWEREQDLLTDVIVGFVSVSVVLGTMLYFHFKLYNEQQKQLAEQNILLSQLNRMKTELFANISHELKTPLTVISVHAQRAEALLELGRDGDLEKIHESHALVYDEAMRLSRLVDSTLRLAFLQEAGERKTTQDICSILRTTAEAYRSLLEKKGNTLLLSLPETPLLVYGHADQLVQLISNLLSNAGAHTKQGHIHISAEQQDEEIVFHITDTGTGIALELLSRIFERGITDGGGSGLGLSICLQIAHDHCGEIMIDSVQGEGTRVKVKLPLYREEGSYAES; translated from the coding sequence ATGAGAAATCGACGAATACAATTTATCAGCAGATATTTTGGCCATGACCTTGATTTTCGTGTCCGGCTGTTTAATGTATTGGCCATGGGCGGGACCGTCATCAGCTTTGCTATGGTACTTGTGGGGATTGCAATTGATGCGGGGATGGGAAACATTGGTGGAAACTTTATTTCGGTCATCCTATCCTATGGGCTGCTTCGTTATTCTCAGCGTACTGGTCGATACCAGCTCTGTTATTTTATTACTATCATCGCTATCTTTATGGTGCTATTCCCGGTTTTGTTTTTCACAGCAGGGGGCTATCACAGCGGAATGTCCAGCTTCTTTGTTTTTGCAGTGGCTTTTACTATTCTAATGTTGGAGGGGAAAAGAGCCATTGCCGTGTCTTTTGCAGAAGTTATCCTGTACCTTTCTATTTGTATCATCGCTTTTCGCCATCCCGAATTGGTCAACCCATGGGAGCGGGAGCAAGACTTGCTCACCGATGTGATTGTGGGCTTCGTATCAGTCAGTGTTGTATTGGGCACCATGCTCTACTTCCACTTTAAACTCTACAACGAGCAGCAAAAGCAGCTTGCCGAGCAAAACATCTTGCTGAGCCAACTTAACCGAATGAAAACGGAGCTGTTTGCCAACATCTCCCATGAGCTAAAAACGCCGCTGACTGTTATCTCCGTACATGCCCAACGGGCCGAGGCGCTTTTAGAGTTGGGACGGGATGGGGACCTGGAGAAGATTCATGAATCCCATGCTTTGGTATATGATGAAGCAATGCGACTTTCCCGCTTGGTAGATAGCACCTTGAGATTGGCGTTTCTGCAGGAAGCTGGTGAACGAAAAACGACACAGGATATTTGTAGTATCCTCCGGACTACGGCGGAGGCCTATCGAAGCTTGCTGGAGAAAAAAGGGAACACCCTTTTGCTTTCCTTGCCGGAGACGCCTCTTCTGGTGTATGGGCATGCTGATCAGCTGGTGCAACTTATTTCCAATCTGCTCAGCAATGCTGGAGCTCACACGAAACAGGGGCATATACACATAAGTGCGGAGCAGCAAGATGAAGAGATTGTTTTTCATATCACCGATACCGGCACGGGCATTGCGCTCGAGCTTCTCTCCCGAATATTTGAGCGAGGCATAACAGACGGAGGTGGCAGCGGACTTGGTCTGTCGATTTGCCTACAGATTGCCCATGATCACTGTGGTGAGATTATGATTGACAGCGTACAGGGAGAGGGAACTCGAGTCAAGGTCAAATTACCGCTATACAGGGAGGAGGGTTCTTATGCCGAAAGCTAG
- a CDS encoding stalk domain-containing protein encodes MRKQILGGVLALCLLVASPVWAAEKPALGFQVNGTSAVFTEETGLPYLSESGRAMMPLRACLSAIGCKVDWNQEKQTAILDKHSLQVQVPVGEAFLYVNGRKVATDSPAALKNGRVYVPLRVVLEAFGYGVDWDNQSGTVQATELTAFNINGGTTGIFSRQQLNFDGFDGIEGDVTLPYVTIGEKGDCPYVYFGLDWANDLGNLEGGFQFIEDSSHEAYNKWTVFMRQGNSWLSGNQVYLDQGSRHHLKLYAQQGTGGQMEVVLELDGAPVIRKVSERSDFQQAGIKAVLSIAMSKVFDGSNCPSSFTGARLDNVQVSRIGEEIYRPLTDYPQYYRWNRTSGASGMWLGTVDCVPNYIHYLPDGSLSIYKGE; translated from the coding sequence ATGAGAAAACAGATTTTAGGGGGAGTGCTGGCACTGTGCCTGCTGGTTGCAAGTCCGGTATGGGCTGCTGAGAAGCCAGCGCTGGGGTTTCAGGTAAACGGAACCAGTGCAGTTTTCACGGAGGAGACCGGGCTGCCCTACCTCAGTGAAAGTGGCCGGGCGATGATGCCTCTGCGAGCCTGCCTGTCAGCGATCGGCTGCAAGGTGGATTGGAATCAGGAGAAGCAGACCGCCATATTGGATAAACATTCGCTTCAAGTTCAGGTGCCCGTCGGTGAGGCTTTCCTCTATGTAAATGGCCGAAAGGTGGCGACGGACAGCCCGGCAGCTTTGAAGAATGGTCGGGTCTATGTGCCGCTGCGAGTAGTGTTGGAAGCCTTTGGCTACGGCGTGGATTGGGACAATCAATCGGGCACCGTCCAGGCTACAGAGCTGACAGCTTTCAATATAAATGGAGGGACTACCGGTATCTTTTCCAGACAACAGTTGAATTTTGACGGCTTTGATGGTATAGAAGGGGATGTAACACTGCCATATGTGACGATTGGGGAAAAGGGTGATTGTCCTTATGTGTATTTCGGCCTGGACTGGGCCAACGATTTGGGCAACTTGGAGGGGGGCTTTCAATTTATAGAAGACTCTTCTCATGAGGCCTACAACAAATGGACGGTGTTTATGCGGCAGGGAAATTCCTGGCTGAGCGGAAATCAAGTATATCTGGATCAAGGATCTCGCCATCATTTGAAGCTGTACGCCCAGCAGGGAACTGGCGGCCAGATGGAAGTGGTGTTGGAGTTAGACGGTGCACCGGTAATCCGCAAGGTATCTGAGCGGTCAGACTTTCAGCAGGCAGGGATTAAGGCTGTGTTGTCCATAGCTATGTCGAAAGTGTTCGATGGCAGCAACTGCCCCTCGTCCTTTACGGGCGCTAGGCTGGACAATGTGCAGGTATCTAGAATAGGAGAAGAAATCTATCGGCCACTGACCGACTATCCGCAGTATTACAGGTGGAATCGGACCAGCGGAGCTTCAGGTATGTGGCTGGGAACGGTAGATTGTGTGCCGAACTATATACACTACCTGCCAGATGGCAGCTTGTCTATTTACAAAGGGGAATAA
- a CDS encoding response regulator transcription factor: MPKARLLLIEDNPRIQLANKDMLELLGYQVAIAMNLAEARMSLSKQVPDVVVLDIMLPDGSGLDFLRELRQYTDLPILMLTALGTTEDTVRGLSLGADDYLAKPYDYRVLAARVEALLRRAGKVPETLTKGALQFDLLANQVFLNGKDLLLTKKEFAVLLFLVKNEGRAFSSKHLYETVWKQSMVGDDGAVKNTVYRLRKKLGAFFSIQYDTNEEGYIFESFSD; this comes from the coding sequence ATGCCGAAAGCTAGACTACTGCTCATTGAGGATAATCCCCGGATTCAGCTTGCCAATAAGGATATGTTGGAGCTGTTGGGTTATCAGGTGGCCATTGCCATGAACCTTGCCGAAGCAAGGATGAGCCTTTCTAAACAGGTACCGGATGTGGTGGTGCTGGATATTATGCTGCCCGATGGAAGTGGACTGGACTTTCTGAGAGAATTGCGCCAGTACACGGATCTCCCCATATTAATGCTAACGGCACTGGGGACAACCGAGGATACCGTGCGGGGCCTTTCCCTTGGTGCGGATGATTATCTTGCCAAGCCCTATGACTATCGTGTGTTGGCCGCACGAGTAGAGGCCTTACTGCGTCGGGCGGGGAAGGTCCCCGAGACACTGACGAAAGGTGCGCTTCAATTTGATCTGTTGGCAAATCAGGTGTTTTTGAACGGTAAAGACTTGCTGCTGACAAAGAAAGAGTTTGCGGTTCTGCTTTTCTTGGTGAAGAATGAAGGACGCGCGTTTTCCTCAAAGCACCTGTATGAAACGGTGTGGAAACAGTCGATGGTGGGAGATGATGGTGCCGTTAAGAATACCGTTTACCGCCTGCGCAAAAAGCTGGGGGCGTTTTTCTCCATTCAATATGATACAAATGAGGAAGGGTACATCTTTGAATCGTTTTCAGATTAA